A genomic window from Sphingobacterium sp. BN32 includes:
- a CDS encoding RagB/SusD family nutrient uptake outer membrane protein — translation MKKRNLTIYGTALLLLLSGCSKDYLETTPTDKVSQEVVFSSIANANTALNGIYRFMFERTNVVDWNVQNKPGVGGIMLGLDFMGEDLGISAANWYTSTGEGNWVGGRTDNHKLTEYYYRTFYKIIGDANGILDQVDGLTGSDEDKNKLKAQALTLRAYAYSNLVQLYGKRYDKNTDNSQLGVPLVLKFSDNALPRATVKEVYDAIIKDLDDVFALNIASRSNKSQINVQVAWGIRARVALTMQDYANAITYAKKVVDAKAFPLMNKDDYAKGFNDATLSEFMWASMPSTDQMDAFGSYFAQIAYNANTSFMRANPKRINSALYNKISATDVRKKMWEPAPTAANFPLPLASFVREPYMSRKFSVKAAGGALGDVPLMRSSEMYLILAEAYASSNQTALAQDILFEYAKVRDAEAVKSTNTGNALLEEIWVHRRTELWGEGFRFYDLKRLNKGLDRTVVPNYVQSSVGLSAMEIPAGDNRWQFLIPLAEINANKEVIQND, via the coding sequence ATGAAAAAAAGAAATTTAACAATATATGGTACTGCATTGCTTTTATTATTGAGCGGATGTAGTAAAGATTATCTAGAGACAACTCCAACGGATAAGGTTTCTCAAGAGGTGGTGTTCAGCTCCATTGCGAATGCGAATACAGCATTGAACGGTATCTACAGGTTTATGTTTGAACGTACGAATGTTGTAGACTGGAATGTGCAGAATAAACCGGGCGTTGGTGGTATCATGCTTGGATTGGATTTTATGGGTGAAGATTTGGGAATCAGTGCTGCGAACTGGTATACTTCTACTGGAGAAGGAAACTGGGTTGGTGGAAGAACGGATAACCACAAATTGACAGAATACTATTACCGCACGTTCTATAAGATTATTGGTGATGCCAATGGTATCTTAGATCAAGTTGACGGCTTAACAGGTTCTGATGAGGATAAAAATAAATTAAAGGCACAAGCCTTGACTTTACGAGCTTATGCGTATTCTAATTTAGTACAACTTTATGGAAAGCGCTATGACAAAAACACAGATAATAGTCAATTAGGCGTTCCTCTTGTTTTAAAATTCTCAGATAACGCTCTTCCTCGCGCAACAGTGAAAGAAGTTTATGACGCAATCATTAAGGATTTAGATGATGTGTTTGCTCTAAATATCGCATCACGTTCGAATAAATCGCAAATTAACGTACAGGTTGCTTGGGGTATTCGCGCAAGAGTTGCTCTAACAATGCAGGATTACGCAAATGCAATCACCTATGCAAAGAAAGTAGTGGATGCGAAAGCTTTCCCTTTGATGAACAAAGACGATTATGCTAAAGGATTTAATGACGCGACTTTATCGGAATTCATGTGGGCATCAATGCCTTCGACCGATCAAATGGACGCTTTCGGATCTTACTTCGCGCAGATAGCATACAATGCAAATACATCGTTCATGCGTGCGAATCCAAAACGTATCAATTCAGCTCTATATAATAAGATTTCTGCTACGGATGTACGTAAGAAAATGTGGGAGCCTGCGCCTACTGCAGCGAACTTCCCATTACCGCTTGCTTCATTTGTGCGTGAGCCTTATATGTCTAGAAAATTCTCTGTAAAAGCTGCTGGTGGTGCATTGGGAGATGTTCCATTGATGCGTTCTTCGGAAATGTATTTGATCCTAGCTGAAGCTTATGCAAGCAGCAATCAGACCGCCTTAGCACAAGATATTCTATTCGAATATGCAAAAGTGAGAGATGCTGAAGCTGTAAAATCTACGAATACAGGAAATGCATTGCTGGAGGAGATTTGGGTGCACAGAAGAACAGAGCTTTGGGGCGAAGGATTTAGATTTTACGATCTAAAAAGATTGAACAAAGGCTTAGATAGGACCGTAGTTCCAAACTATGTTCAATCATCTGTTGGTCTAAGTGCAATGGAAATTCCTGCCGGAGATAATAGATGGCAGTTCTTAATCCCACTTGCAGAGATAAATGCAAACAAGGAAGTCATTCAAAATGACTAA
- a CDS encoding SusC/RagA family TonB-linked outer membrane protein, whose translation MKHKLLSFFLLCLLTIGVAYAQNHQVSGKVTSVTDGSPISGVSVRLVDGSISTQTDQNGNYSLSNLPSNGSLSFTFIGYTSQVRSIGGNSTINVQLSADGETLDEVVVVAYGTAKKSEVTGSMATMSAEDLDKRVVTNVTNALAGMAPGISVSSGNGQPGSGASVRLRGIGSMSASSAPLYVVDGAVFDGNIGDLNADDIESISVLKDATSAALYGSRAGNGVIIITTKKGRGATKLNASISQGITQRGIQEYETVGTFDYYPTAFQAIKNSLMFPTDPKKALTEEAATQSALKSIFNSLKYNPFNVANDQILGADGKMNPNAGLKYDDFNWYDAMQRVGKRTDANVNMSGSDEKTDYYVSLGYLNDEGYILNSDFERFNGRINVNSQIKDWLKAGVNISGATSQGSLATDASTGNSSSYVNPFLFIRGIGSIYPVHAYDASTGAPVLDPITGEHLYDYGLQPGVVARPSGASPGRHVIYETILNNRVNKRTLLGGRAYLEIKFLKDFTFTPSVSIDQSNRNFDYTWNNTVGDGVSYAGLGNATNDVVKSYTFNQVLQYRKSFNLHNVSALLGHENYDYKFSYRSSTKTGQIVSGNSELDNYVTPLSSGGYTNVNRLESYFAKASYNYDEKYYFDASVRRDGSSIFAKDKRWGTFFSIGGAWALNKEAFMQDVEWVNDLRLKASYGQVGNNSLLDVNGNRIYYGYQALYNLGYNNGSAPGVLLSTLPNPNLTWESSNTFNAGVNFSLFSNRLRGEVEFYKRGSDRLLLDLPRPLSSAVPSQFINVGAMYNTGLEVSISGDVVRNDDFRWTITKNISTFKNKITKMPVDNPVITSGTKRREVGKDYYAFWLREYRGVDASDGSSLYTPAENAKPDQIRTVNGEQFVVDQSVAKFVYAGSAIPDMIGSIQNTFDYKNFTLSFLFNYQIGGKIYDSQYAGLMGTAAFGKSYHIDALDAWSTTNKTSSIPRLDQSNSANINAASTRWLTSASYFSIQNVNLQYRLPTSLVEKIDLSSARVFFSAENLGIYAKRLGLNPTEGFDGTNGTTYLPTRVFSLGVNVGF comes from the coding sequence ATGAAACACAAATTACTTAGCTTTTTTCTGCTATGTCTACTAACGATTGGGGTAGCATATGCGCAGAATCATCAAGTGAGCGGAAAAGTAACATCAGTAACGGATGGTAGCCCCATTAGTGGCGTATCGGTTCGTTTAGTTGATGGTTCGATTTCCACTCAGACCGATCAAAACGGGAATTACTCCCTTTCAAACTTACCTTCAAACGGATCTTTGTCATTCACTTTCATTGGTTACACAAGCCAAGTGAGATCCATTGGCGGAAACTCAACCATTAATGTGCAGTTATCTGCTGATGGCGAAACTTTAGATGAAGTTGTTGTCGTTGCATACGGAACAGCTAAGAAATCGGAGGTAACTGGTTCCATGGCGACAATGAGCGCTGAGGACCTGGATAAACGTGTGGTTACCAACGTAACGAATGCGTTAGCAGGTATGGCGCCTGGTATTTCGGTTAGTTCAGGAAATGGACAGCCAGGATCTGGAGCAAGCGTTCGCTTAAGAGGTATTGGATCGATGAGTGCATCTAGCGCGCCATTATATGTGGTAGACGGTGCTGTATTCGATGGCAATATCGGGGATCTTAATGCAGATGATATCGAAAGTATTTCGGTATTGAAGGATGCGACATCCGCAGCATTATACGGTTCGCGTGCGGGTAATGGTGTAATCATCATTACAACGAAAAAAGGACGCGGAGCGACTAAATTAAATGCTAGTATTTCACAAGGTATCACACAACGCGGTATTCAAGAATACGAAACGGTGGGTACTTTTGATTACTATCCAACAGCTTTTCAAGCAATCAAGAACTCTTTGATGTTCCCTACGGATCCAAAAAAAGCATTAACTGAAGAAGCTGCAACGCAATCTGCATTGAAATCAATCTTCAATAGCTTAAAGTACAATCCTTTCAATGTTGCTAATGATCAGATTTTAGGAGCTGACGGAAAAATGAATCCGAATGCAGGTTTAAAATACGATGATTTCAACTGGTATGATGCAATGCAACGCGTTGGAAAGCGCACAGATGCGAATGTAAACATGAGCGGAAGTGATGAGAAAACAGATTACTACGTATCATTAGGATACTTGAATGATGAAGGTTATATCTTAAACTCTGATTTCGAGCGTTTCAATGGACGTATCAATGTGAACTCTCAAATCAAAGATTGGTTGAAAGCTGGGGTGAACATCTCAGGAGCTACATCTCAAGGATCTTTGGCAACGGATGCTTCTACTGGAAATAGTTCATCTTATGTAAACCCGTTCCTATTTATTCGTGGAATTGGTTCTATTTACCCTGTACATGCTTACGATGCATCTACTGGTGCTCCTGTTCTTGATCCAATTACTGGAGAACACCTTTATGATTACGGGTTGCAACCGGGTGTTGTGGCAAGACCTAGTGGAGCAAGCCCAGGTAGACACGTAATTTATGAGACAATCTTAAACAATCGTGTAAATAAAAGAACGCTTCTTGGTGGTAGAGCTTATTTGGAAATCAAATTCTTAAAAGACTTTACATTTACGCCTTCGGTGAGTATTGACCAGTCAAATAGAAACTTTGACTACACTTGGAATAATACGGTTGGTGACGGTGTTTCATACGCTGGTTTAGGAAATGCTACGAATGACGTAGTGAAATCTTACACTTTCAACCAAGTATTACAATATAGAAAATCGTTCAACCTACATAATGTTTCAGCATTACTAGGTCACGAGAATTACGATTATAAGTTTAGCTACAGATCGTCTACCAAAACAGGTCAGATTGTTTCCGGTAATTCTGAATTGGATAACTACGTAACGCCACTATCTTCTGGTGGATATACGAACGTAAATCGTTTAGAGTCTTATTTCGCAAAAGCATCTTACAACTACGATGAGAAGTATTATTTTGATGCCTCAGTAAGACGTGATGGATCTTCAATTTTCGCTAAAGATAAACGTTGGGGAACATTCTTCTCGATTGGTGGTGCATGGGCATTAAACAAAGAAGCGTTTATGCAAGATGTAGAATGGGTTAATGACCTTCGTCTGAAAGCATCATACGGTCAAGTAGGTAATAATAGTCTTTTAGATGTTAATGGAAATAGAATCTATTACGGATACCAAGCATTATACAATTTAGGATATAACAATGGTTCTGCACCAGGTGTATTATTGAGCACATTGCCTAACCCTAATTTAACTTGGGAATCATCAAATACATTCAATGCCGGAGTTAACTTTAGCTTATTCTCTAACAGATTACGTGGTGAGGTTGAATTCTACAAACGTGGTTCTGATCGTTTATTGTTAGACCTTCCTCGTCCACTATCATCGGCTGTTCCTTCGCAGTTTATCAACGTAGGTGCAATGTATAACACAGGTTTGGAGGTATCCATCTCAGGTGATGTCGTACGTAACGATGATTTCAGATGGACGATTACAAAGAACATCTCTACCTTCAAGAACAAGATCACGAAGATGCCTGTTGATAACCCAGTTATCACATCAGGAACAAAAAGACGTGAAGTGGGTAAAGACTACTATGCGTTTTGGTTGAGAGAATACCGTGGTGTTGATGCATCAGATGGTTCTTCTTTATACACACCGGCAGAGAATGCGAAACCTGATCAAATCCGTACCGTGAATGGCGAACAGTTTGTCGTAGATCAGAGTGTTGCAAAATTCGTATATGCAGGTTCAGCGATTCCTGATATGATCGGATCTATCCAAAACACTTTTGACTATAAAAACTTCACTTTATCGTTCTTGTTCAATTACCAAATTGGCGGTAAGATTTATGATAGTCAATATGCTGGTTTGATGGGAACAGCGGCTTTCGGAAAATCGTATCACATAGATGCATTAGACGCTTGGAGTACAACTAACAAAACTAGCAGTATCCCTAGATTAGATCAGTCAAACAGTGCGAACATCAACGCAGCATCTACGAGATGGTTGACAAGTGCTTCTTACTTTAGTATTCAGAACGTGAACCTTCAGTACCGCCTTCCAACGAGTTTAGTAGAAAAAATTGACTTGTCTTCAGCAAGAGTATTCTTCTCAGCAGAGAACTTAGGAATATATGCTAAGCGCTTAGGTCTTAACCCGACTGAAGGTTTCGATGGAACGAACGGTACTACTTACTTGCCGACGCGTGTATTTAGCTTAGGTGTTAATGTTGGCTTTTAA
- a CDS encoding peptidylprolyl isomerase: MKRLSLMFAFMLAFVMLHAQTPKHYYVKISTPKGESTLKLYNETRKHRDNFVKLVKEGYYDSLMFHRVIHHFMIQGGDPDSRYAASRQELGNGGPSYRIPAEIHPAIIHKKGAIGAARDNNPAKESSGSQFYLVQGRVFSQAALDSLEQFRLKGVKLSPLQRETYSTIGGTPHLDGNYTVFGELVKGLEMVDAIAAVKTDDNDRPYNDERFSMRVLTRAEARDLERELQGLGPKKGLSKLFDSMKSREYKLP, translated from the coding sequence ATGAAAAGACTTAGTTTAATGTTTGCTTTTATGCTGGCATTCGTGATGTTGCATGCGCAAACTCCTAAGCATTATTATGTAAAAATATCTACTCCAAAGGGGGAGAGCACTTTGAAGCTTTATAATGAGACGAGAAAGCATAGGGACAACTTTGTGAAGTTGGTTAAAGAGGGTTATTACGACTCGTTAATGTTCCATCGTGTTATTCATCATTTTATGATTCAAGGTGGCGATCCTGATTCCCGTTATGCGGCAAGCAGACAGGAGTTGGGCAACGGTGGGCCAAGCTATCGTATTCCTGCGGAAATCCACCCGGCTATCATTCATAAAAAAGGGGCGATCGGTGCGGCACGCGATAATAACCCAGCGAAGGAGTCGTCAGGCTCGCAGTTTTACCTAGTTCAAGGTCGAGTGTTCAGTCAGGCAGCGTTGGATTCTTTGGAGCAATTTCGTTTGAAAGGTGTGAAGCTGAGTCCGCTTCAACGAGAGACTTACTCAACCATTGGAGGTACGCCTCACCTGGATGGCAACTATACGGTATTTGGCGAGTTGGTGAAAGGTCTGGAGATGGTCGACGCTATTGCTGCGGTGAAAACTGATGATAATGACCGCCCATATAATGACGAGCGCTTTAGCATGCGTGTTTTAACGAGAGCGGAAGCTAGAGATCTGGAGCGCGAGCTGCAGGGGTTGGGCCCAAAAAAGGGGCTTTCAAAATTGTTTGATTCGATGAAATCGAGAGAATATAAATTACCATAA
- a CDS encoding exodeoxyribonuclease III yields the protein MKIITYNVNGIRAALKKGWIDWLKIANPDVICLQEIKANLDQVPEILLIEDLGYEHYWYPAQKKGYSGTAIFTKKTPKHVEYGCGFEDYDFEGRAIRLDFDEASIMSVYFPSGTTGDIRQDFKYKFLDDFQNYSNELLKEKDKLVICGDYNICHRPIDIHNPKSNANSSGFLPAEREWMEQFINSGYVDSFRHLNADPHHYTWWSYRAGARARNLGWRIDYNMVSNALKDNIKGAKIWSDAVHSDHCPVELILD from the coding sequence ATGAAGATCATCACCTATAACGTTAATGGAATCCGTGCAGCTTTAAAAAAGGGATGGATTGATTGGTTGAAGATTGCAAATCCTGATGTTATCTGTTTACAGGAAATCAAAGCTAATCTAGACCAGGTTCCTGAAATTCTTCTTATTGAAGATTTAGGCTATGAGCACTATTGGTATCCGGCGCAGAAGAAAGGCTATAGCGGGACTGCGATTTTTACCAAGAAGACACCTAAACATGTAGAATACGGTTGCGGTTTTGAAGATTACGATTTTGAAGGTAGAGCGATTCGATTAGATTTTGATGAAGCCTCAATCATGAGCGTGTATTTCCCTTCAGGAACGACGGGGGATATTCGTCAGGATTTTAAATACAAGTTTCTTGACGATTTCCAGAACTATAGCAACGAGTTATTAAAGGAGAAAGATAAGCTGGTTATCTGTGGTGATTATAACATCTGTCATCGTCCGATCGATATTCATAATCCGAAGTCCAATGCAAACAGTTCTGGCTTCTTACCTGCTGAGCGTGAATGGATGGAGCAGTTTATCAACTCAGGCTATGTAGATTCGTTTAGACATTTGAATGCGGACCCACACCATTATACCTGGTGGAGTTATAGAGCCGGCGCACGCGCAAGAAACTTGGGTTGGCGCATTGACTACAATATGGTGTCCAATGCTTTGAAAGATAATATTAAAGGTGCGAAGATATGGTCAGATGCTGTGCATTCGGACCATTGTCCAGTTGAGTTAATTCTGGATTAA
- the proB gene encoding glutamate 5-kinase — translation MKKPVLVVKFGSASITRDGEIDEQIVLEIARQCAQLQPKYNIVLVSSGAVAAGKRFIPKYTGTLAQRKAAAAIGNPLLVRTYGTYFRPFKIALAQSLCERQHFANRSQFLQLKSTYETLWKNNIIPIANENDVVSNKELKFSDNDELATLIAVGFGAEQVLFGTSVPGVLDSQGHVIPEIKIIDKEALSLARKEKSSVGLGGMTSKLNFARLANQLGIKAVIFSMQTENAILKAVKGETGTVCHPQKTRVSSRNKWLASGSLIAGMVQVDKGAIEALLNRKSLLAVGIKQVVQDFEAGEVFQIADEEGVVQAVAKSKIDSVSLTSGSKKNLEIAHANDIVLL, via the coding sequence ATGAAAAAGCCGGTACTTGTGGTAAAGTTTGGTTCTGCATCGATTACCCGTGATGGGGAAATTGATGAGCAGATCGTGTTGGAAATTGCGAGACAATGTGCCCAGTTGCAACCCAAGTACAACATTGTTTTGGTGTCTTCGGGAGCTGTCGCAGCTGGCAAGCGCTTTATTCCCAAATATACAGGTACGCTAGCGCAGCGTAAGGCTGCTGCAGCAATCGGGAATCCTTTATTGGTTAGAACCTATGGTACCTACTTTAGGCCGTTTAAGATTGCGCTGGCGCAAAGTTTATGCGAGCGGCAACACTTTGCTAACCGAAGTCAGTTTCTTCAATTGAAGAGCACCTATGAGACGTTGTGGAAGAATAATATCATCCCGATTGCAAATGAGAACGACGTGGTTAGCAATAAGGAGCTCAAGTTTTCCGATAATGATGAATTGGCAACATTGATTGCTGTTGGATTTGGCGCGGAACAGGTGCTATTTGGTACTTCGGTACCAGGGGTATTGGATAGTCAGGGCCATGTGATTCCTGAAATAAAGATCATTGATAAAGAGGCTTTATCGCTGGCGCGCAAGGAGAAGTCGTCGGTAGGCTTGGGCGGTATGACCTCCAAGTTGAATTTCGCACGACTTGCTAATCAGTTGGGGATCAAGGCTGTGATCTTTAGCATGCAGACTGAAAATGCCATTTTAAAAGCTGTGAAAGGGGAGACGGGCACCGTATGCCATCCTCAGAAGACCCGCGTTTCTTCGAGAAATAAGTGGCTGGCAAGCGGAAGCTTAATTGCAGGGATGGTGCAGGTAGATAAGGGGGCAATTGAAGCCTTGTTGAACAGAAAGAGTTTGCTGGCGGTAGGAATTAAGCAAGTTGTGCAAGATTTCGAAGCTGGGGAAGTTTTTCAAATCGCTGATGAAGAAGGGGTTGTCCAGGCGGTTGCAAAGTCGAAGATTGACTCGGTTAGTTTAACATCGGGGAGCAAAAAGAACTTGGAAATCGCGCATGCGAATGATATAGTACTGTTATGA
- a CDS encoding low molecular weight protein-tyrosine-phosphatase: MKILMVCLGNICRSPLAHGIMAHMVREAGLDWEIDSAGTGDWHVGHAPDHRSIAVAKNNGIDISGQRAQFFIPDLFDKYDRIFVMDRNNYQDVLALSTSEEHSGKVSLFLDDDIVPDPYYDSDQFEPVFLMIEARCKILIDELNR, encoded by the coding sequence ATGAAAATATTGATGGTGTGTTTAGGGAATATATGTCGTTCGCCATTGGCGCATGGCATCATGGCGCATATGGTTCGTGAGGCGGGCTTGGATTGGGAGATTGACTCTGCAGGTACCGGTGATTGGCATGTAGGACACGCGCCAGACCATAGATCAATAGCAGTAGCGAAAAACAACGGCATAGATATATCGGGACAGAGAGCACAATTCTTTATACCTGACTTGTTTGATAAATACGATCGCATCTTTGTGATGGATCGTAATAATTATCAGGATGTTTTAGCCTTATCTACTTCGGAAGAACATAGCGGAAAAGTAAGCTTGTTTTTGGATGATGATATCGTTCCGGATCCATATTACGATTCAGATCAGTTCGAGCCGGTATTTCTTATGATTGAAGCGCGCTGTAAAATATTGATCGACGAATTGAATCGATAA
- a CDS encoding acyl-CoA dehydrogenase, with protein MQFELSEEHKMIQEAAREFAQELKPGVIERDEHAKFPTDFVKKMGELGFMGIMVPEQYGGAGMDTLAYVLALEEIAKIDASAAVIMSAHNSLVLYGLNEYGTEEQKQKYLIPLAKGEKLGAFALSEPEAGSDASSQHTTAEDMGDHYLLNGTKNWITNGGNADIYLVIAQTHPELGHRGINVLIVEKGTPGFTIGPKENKLGIRSSDTHSLMFSDVKIPKENRIGEDGFGFKFAMKTLDGGRIGIAAQALGIASGAYDLALVYSKERKTFGKPINNHQAIQFKLADMEVDIEGARLLTYKAAWTKDQGLPYGKIAAMAKLKTSEVAMQHTVEAVQIHGGYGYVKEYHVERLMRDAKITQIYEGTSEIQRLVIAREILRD; from the coding sequence ATGCAATTCGAATTATCAGAAGAACATAAAATGATTCAGGAAGCAGCACGAGAGTTTGCTCAAGAATTAAAACCAGGAGTGATAGAACGAGATGAACATGCGAAGTTTCCAACGGATTTTGTTAAGAAAATGGGGGAACTTGGTTTCATGGGCATTATGGTGCCGGAGCAATATGGAGGTGCTGGAATGGATACACTGGCGTATGTTTTGGCGCTTGAAGAAATCGCAAAGATTGACGCATCGGCAGCAGTCATCATGTCTGCACACAATTCCCTTGTATTGTACGGCCTCAACGAATATGGCACTGAAGAGCAAAAGCAGAAATATTTGATTCCATTAGCTAAGGGCGAAAAACTTGGTGCTTTCGCATTGTCTGAGCCGGAGGCGGGCTCTGATGCTTCATCTCAACATACAACGGCGGAAGATATGGGCGACCACTATTTATTAAATGGCACAAAGAATTGGATTACAAACGGCGGAAATGCTGATATCTACCTCGTCATAGCACAAACCCATCCGGAATTAGGGCATCGCGGAATCAACGTATTGATTGTTGAAAAAGGTACGCCAGGATTTACAATAGGACCTAAAGAGAACAAATTGGGTATCCGGAGTTCAGACACTCATTCTCTGATGTTCTCCGACGTCAAAATTCCGAAAGAAAATAGAATTGGCGAAGATGGTTTCGGATTTAAATTTGCGATGAAAACCTTAGACGGAGGCCGTATCGGTATAGCAGCCCAAGCACTTGGTATTGCTTCCGGCGCATATGACCTTGCTCTAGTTTATTCCAAAGAACGAAAGACCTTCGGCAAACCGATCAACAATCATCAAGCTATCCAGTTTAAACTAGCGGATATGGAAGTCGATATTGAGGGCGCACGATTGCTAACCTACAAGGCGGCATGGACGAAAGATCAAGGGCTACCCTATGGAAAGATTGCAGCAATGGCTAAGTTGAAGACTTCAGAGGTTGCTATGCAGCACACCGTAGAAGCCGTACAGATTCACGGTGGATACGGCTATGTTAAAGAATACCACGTCGAACGTCTTATGCGGGATGCGAAGATTACCCAAATTTATGAAGGGACTTCTGAAATCCAGCGACTGGTGATTGCTCGTGAGATCTTGCGTGATTAA
- a CDS encoding glutamate-5-semialdehyde dehydrogenase, producing the protein MIEDMKGTIQPQLQAARKAKQVMLKLGIAQKKAVLHGIAATLRSHMQEIIVENKRDLDRMDPLDSKYDRLLLDEARIEGLAKSVLDVAELADPTGQVLSARKVSNGLYIEKKSVPLGVVGVIYESRPNVTIDVACLCIQSGNVCLLRGGSDAWYTNSYLVRLIQEVLFQQQLDKHIVQLLPTERELVTELLEATAFVDIIIPRGSQSLIDFVRQNAKVPVIETGAGVCHTFVDNTADLDMAAKIVANAKISRPSVCNSLDTVLLHRAVVSEFLGKLVPYFVESKVTVFADSESYDLLKSLNFSYLELAEESDFGREFLDLMCSLKVVAGLEEALEHIANYSSKHSECIVSENQQNITTFMELVDAAAVYANASTRFTDGAEFGLGAEIGISTQKLHARGPFALEKLVTEKWFVTGQGQIR; encoded by the coding sequence ATGATCGAAGATATGAAAGGGACGATTCAGCCGCAGCTACAGGCTGCGAGAAAAGCGAAACAAGTGATGTTGAAACTTGGAATAGCACAGAAGAAGGCAGTTCTCCATGGAATTGCTGCTACGCTGAGAAGCCATATGCAAGAGATCATTGTTGAGAACAAGCGCGACTTGGATCGCATGGATCCTTTGGATTCAAAGTATGATCGTTTATTGCTGGATGAAGCTAGGATCGAGGGCTTGGCGAAGAGCGTTCTTGATGTTGCTGAATTGGCGGATCCTACGGGTCAAGTACTTAGTGCGCGGAAAGTTTCGAATGGTTTGTATATCGAAAAGAAGTCGGTTCCGTTAGGTGTTGTCGGGGTGATTTATGAGTCAAGACCGAACGTGACTATTGATGTGGCATGTCTATGTATTCAGTCGGGAAATGTTTGTTTGTTACGGGGTGGATCTGACGCCTGGTATACCAACTCATACCTTGTTCGTTTGATCCAAGAAGTATTGTTTCAACAGCAATTGGATAAGCATATCGTGCAGCTGTTGCCTACGGAACGTGAATTGGTGACCGAACTCTTGGAAGCTACCGCGTTCGTTGATATTATTATCCCGAGAGGATCACAATCTTTAATTGATTTTGTAAGACAAAATGCGAAGGTTCCAGTTATCGAAACGGGGGCTGGTGTTTGCCATACATTTGTAGACAATACTGCTGATCTGGATATGGCGGCAAAGATTGTTGCAAACGCAAAGATTTCTAGACCCTCGGTTTGTAATTCACTAGATACTGTTTTGCTGCATAGGGCGGTTGTTTCGGAGTTTTTAGGGAAGTTGGTACCTTATTTTGTGGAAAGTAAGGTTACTGTTTTTGCCGACTCGGAGAGCTATGACCTATTGAAATCACTGAATTTTTCTTATTTGGAGCTGGCGGAAGAATCTGACTTTGGCAGGGAGTTCTTAGATTTGATGTGCTCTTTGAAAGTTGTGGCGGGTCTTGAAGAAGCGCTGGAGCATATTGCGAATTATTCGTCCAAACATTCAGAATGTATTGTGTCGGAAAATCAACAAAATATTACGACATTTATGGAGTTGGTGGATGCGGCAGCAGTTTATGCGAATGCTTCGACGCGTTTTACCGATGGTGCTGAATTTGGACTCGGTGCAGAGATCGGAATCTCCACGCAAAAGCTGCATGCTCGAGGTCCATTCGCATTGGAAAAATTAGTTACGGAGAAATGGTTCGTAACTGGACAAGGACAAATAAGATAA
- a CDS encoding peroxiredoxin, whose amino-acid sequence MSLRLGDLAPNFQAKTTVGDIDFYEYIDGSWAVLYSHPSDYTPVCTTELGRTAKLKSEFDKRNVKVLALSVDSVEDHHGWIKDINDTQQTEVNFPIIADEDKHIAELYDMIHPNASATATVRSVFVIGPDKKVKLTLTYPASTGRNFQEILRVIDSLQLTDQYQVATPADWNDGEDVIVVPAIKTEEIPAKFPKGYTEIRPYLRTTPQPNK is encoded by the coding sequence ATGAGTTTAAGACTAGGTGATTTGGCACCAAATTTTCAAGCGAAAACAACAGTAGGAGATATTGATTTCTACGAATATATCGATGGTTCATGGGCAGTTTTATACTCTCACCCGTCAGATTACACCCCTGTTTGCACAACAGAATTAGGGCGGACAGCTAAATTAAAATCCGAATTCGATAAAAGAAATGTGAAGGTTTTAGCATTGAGTGTAGATTCAGTAGAAGACCACCATGGCTGGATTAAGGATATCAACGATACGCAACAGACAGAGGTTAATTTCCCTATTATCGCAGATGAGGATAAGCATATCGCAGAATTGTATGATATGATTCATCCAAACGCATCAGCTACGGCTACCGTTCGTTCTGTATTTGTCATCGGCCCGGACAAGAAAGTGAAACTAACTTTAACATATCCTGCATCTACAGGACGTAATTTCCAGGAGATCCTAAGAGTAATCGACTCCCTGCAATTAACTGATCAATATCAGGTGGCCACGCCAGCTGATTGGAATGATGGGGAGGATGTTATTGTTGTTCCAGCAATTAAAACGGAAGAAATCCCTGCTAAGTTTCCAAAAGGCTATACCGAGATACGTCCGTATTTAAGAACGACACCTCAACCAAACAAGTAA